In Prunus dulcis chromosome 1, ALMONDv2, whole genome shotgun sequence, the following are encoded in one genomic region:
- the LOC117631135 gene encoding probable serine/threonine-protein kinase WNK9, with protein MNGVTAPEQDYSEFVEVDPTGRYGRYNEVLGKGASKTVYRAFDEYEGIEVAWNQVKLYDFLRNPEDLERLYREIHLLKTLKHNNIMKFYSSWVDAANRHINFVTEMFTSGTLRQYRLKHKRVNIRAVKHWCRQILKGLLYLHSHDPPVIHRDLKCDNIFINGNQGEVKIGDLGLAAVLRKSHADRCVGTPEFMAPEVYEEEYNELVDIYSFGMCILEMVTFEYPYSECTHPAQIYKKVISGKKPEALYQVKDPEVRRFVEKCLVAVSCRLSARELLKDPFLRVDDYGYDLRSIEYPRDMYEIGPLLRQPYSELHHNNSSLSNGYGHCLGYETENDLDYHPVDYRLSEIDLFACQEDEHLGDLDLSIKGRRKEDDGIFLRLRIADKEGRIRNIYFPFDTETDTALSVAREMVTELDITDQDVTKIAEMIDGEIATLVPGWKSGRGTEQSPHCNNASFCQNCASYGSILDYASSDSPGVKNLQVLQCSKHGSAAVHGRFEEITYQVEGSEQCLADGAPRTSSHSNGVPYADIWAQRDGPESSSHCSREIHCDENHETMDATNFGKEERIITMDNESDSKARNSFSEELSTTSDQLDDYGNELRQELRWLKATYQIQLREIRDQQLGVKPKTSSLSPNSDHSEHREKNGALMSLVSPWRTKENKKPSLKSFSSGKHFTYFPGDAEKKYLANESLQNCEAIDGAYSPEQMITAKSFYVGALLPHSLHRATSLPVDAIDV; from the exons ATGAATGGCGTTACTGCCCCTGAACAGGATTACTCTGAGTTTGTAGAAGTTGATCCTACTGGAAGATATGGAAGA tacaatgAAGTTCTTGGCAAAGGAGCTTCAAAAACAGT CTATAGGGCCTTTGATGAGTATGAAGGGATTGAAGTAGCATGGAACCAAGTGAAGCTTTATGACTTCTTGCGGAACCCTGAAGATCTTGAGAGGCTCTACCGTGAAATTCATCTGCTCAAGACCTTAAAGCACAACAATATCATGAAGTTTTACTCTTCTTGGGTTGATGCTGCGAACAGACACATTAACTTTGTTACTGAGATGTTTACTTCTGGTACTCTCAGACA GTATAGGCTAAAACACAAGAGAGTTAACATCAGAGCAGTGAAGCACTGGTGTAGGCAGATTTTGAAAGGGCTTCTCTATCTCCATAGCCATGACCCCCCTGTGATCCACAGAGATCTCAAGTGTGACAATATTTTCATCAATGGGAACCAAGGTGAAGTCAAGATTGGTGATCTTGGCCTCGCTGCTGTCCTCCGTAAATCGCATGCTGATCGTTGTGTTG GAACGCCAGAGTTCATGGCTCCAGAGGTTTATGAAGAGGAATACAATGAATTAGTTGACATTTATTCCTTTGGGATGTGCATCTTGGAGATGGTTACCTTTGAATATCCATACAGTGAATGCACTCATCCTGCTCAAATCTATAAGAAAGTTATCTCT GGGAAAAAACCAGAAGCTCTATACCAAGTAAAGGATCCTGAGGTGCGGCGTTTTGTTGAAAAATGCTTAGTGGCCGTGTCTTGTAGGCTTTCTGCTAGGGAGCTTTTGAAAGACCCTTTTCTCCGGGTTGATGATTATGGATATGATTTAAGGTCAATAGAGTATCCAAGGGATATGTATGAAATAGGGCCCCTCTTAAGACAACCTTACTCTGAACTTCATCACAATAACAGCTCTTTGAGTAATGGGTATGGCCATTGTCTTGGTTATGAAACTGAAAATGATTTGGATTATCATCCGGTTGATTACAGATTGAGTGAAATTGATCTATTTGCTTGTCAAGAGGATGAGCATTTGGGTGATCTTGACCTCTCAATCAAAGGAAGGAggaaagaagatgatggcaTCTTTTTAAGGCTCAGAATTGCAGATAAAGAAG GCCGCATCCGAAACATCTACTTCCCATTTGATACTGAGACTGACACGGCATTGAGTGTTGCTAGAGAGATGGTCACTGAGCTTGATATCACAGACCAAGATGTGACAAAAATAGCAGAGATGATTGATGGTGAAATTGCTACCTTGGTACCTGGGTGGAAGAGTGGCCGAGGCACAGAACAAAGTCCCCATTGCAATAATGCAagtttttgtcaaaattgTGCCTCATATGGTTCCATTCTGGATTATGCATCATCAGATAGTCCAGGTGTCAAGAACCTCCAAGTTCTTCAGTGTTCTAAACATGGATCTGCTGCTGTCCATGGCCGTTTCGAAGAGATTACCTACCAAGTTGAAGGGTCAGAACAATGTCTTGCAGATGGTGCACCCAGAACATCAAGCCATTCTAATGGTGTGCCCTATGCTGATATCTGGGCTCAAAGAGATGGACCAGAATCCAGCTCACATTGTTCAAGAGAGATCCATTGTGATGAAAATCATGAAACAATGGATGCAACAAACTTTggaaaggaagagagaattATAACTATGGACAATGAGAGCGACTCCAAAGCAAGAAATTCTTTCTCAGAGGAACTTTCAACCACTTCTGATCAATTAGATGATTACGGGAATGAGCTTCGTCAAGAACTAAGATGGCTCAAAGCAACGTATCAAATACAGTTGAGGGAGATTAGGGACCAACAGCTTGGAGTAAAACCAAAAACTTCAAGCCTAAGTCCAAATTCTGATCACTCGGAGCACAGGGAAAAGAATGGAGCTTTAATGTCCTTGGTTTCACCCTGGCGGacgaaagaaaacaaaaaaccttcCTTGAAATCCTTTTCCTCAGGAAAGCATTTCACATATTTTCCAGGGGATgctgaaaagaaatatttgGCAAACGAAAGTCTCCAAAATTGTGAGGCAATTGATGGGGCTTACAGTCCTGAGCAAATGATCACTGCAAAGAGTTTCTACGTAGGAGCGTTGCTTCCACACTCTCTTCACAGGGCAACTTCTCTACCAGTTGATGCTATAGATGTTTAA